A single genomic interval of Salmo trutta chromosome 13, fSalTru1.1, whole genome shotgun sequence harbors:
- the LOC115205148 gene encoding nucleoside diphosphate-linked moiety X motif 6 isoform X2 — protein sequence MPYLCKNTGAVVDESNGKVLVVQDKNKTVNAWKFPGGLSDPGENVGTTAVREVFEETGVRSEFKSLLSIRQQHNHPGAFGMSDMYIICRLSPLTHDINFCTQECLRCEWLELTELAKTHATTPITSRLASLLLHGLNQGFDKIDLAMEELPAVYSGRFYQLYHRELPQVLKHKA from the exons GTGCAGTCGTTGATGAGTCAAATGGAAAGGTTCTCGTCGTTCAAGACAAAAACAAG acagtaaATGCATGGAAGTTCCCTGGAGGACTCTCGGATCCAGGAGAAAATGTTG GCACCACTGCGGTCCGAGAGGTCTTTGAGGAGACTGGAGTCCGTTCTGAATTCAAGTCCCTTCTGAGCATCCGGCAGCAGCACAACCACCCGGGTGCTTTCGGTATGTCCGACATGTACATCATCTGCCGCCTCAGCCCTCTCACTCATGACATCAACTTCTGCACCCAGGAGTGCCTGCGGTGCGAGTGGCTGGAGCTAACCGAGCTAGCCAAGACACACGCCACAACACCCATCACTAGCCGCCTAGCCAGCCTCCTGCTTCACGGCCTAAACCAGGGCTTTGACAAGATTGATCTGGCTATGGAGGAGCTGCCAGCTGTCTACTCAGGGAGGTTCTACCAGCTGTACCACAGGGAGCTGCCGCAGGTGCTCAAACACAAGGCCTGA